Proteins co-encoded in one Centropristis striata isolate RG_2023a ecotype Rhode Island chromosome 24, C.striata_1.0, whole genome shotgun sequence genomic window:
- the LOC131962619 gene encoding midkine-A-like: MRASLLLLLLVTLISVKTVAGGKNKKEKNKPSQPGSECTDWHYGNCVPSNGDCGAGFREGSCDQQSRKMKCKVPCNWKKEFGADCKYRFGSWGECDPSTGLRSRSGTLKKALYDGCQQTLSITKPCTVKTKTQRPRRPKGKKRKGKAN, encoded by the exons ATGAGGgcttcactgctgctgctgctgttagtcACTCTCATCTCTGTCAAAACTGTAGCTGGAGGGAAAAACAAGAAAG agaaaaacaaaccctCCCAACCCGGGTCAGAATGCACTGACTGGCACTATGGCAACTGTGTCCCTAGCAACGGAGACTGCGGAGCAGGGTTTAGAGAGGGGTCATGTGACCAGCAGAGCAGGAAGATGAAATGTAAAGTACCTTGCAACTGGAAAAAAGAATTTGGAG CTGACTGCAAGTATCGCTTTGGCAGTTGGGGAGAGTGTGATCCAAGCACTGGCTTGCGGTCCAGATCAGGGACGTTGAAGAAGGCTCTGTATGACGGGTGTCAACAGACTCTTTCCATCACCAAACCTTGCACTGTAAAAACCAAGACCCAAAGGCCCAGAAGGCCCAAAG gaaagaagagaaaaggcaAGGCCAACTAA